The DNA sequence GCCTCATCATCGCCGCTGTCGTTCTTGCGCTGGCGGTCGTCACGACTTCCAAAGCGTATGCCTACAAGCATACGGTCGATCCGCTCCCGAATGAACGCGGCGGCGAACAACAAGCCGGCCCGAAGCAGCCGCAGTAGCGGCGCGGGGCCGGCTTGTTCATCAGCCAAACACCTTTTTCAACTCTTCTTTCTCTTGCGAAAGCCAAAAGCGCATCAGCTGTTTGGCCGCCTCTAGATCATGCAGCTTCGCTTGGCCGCATTGCCGCTCGGTCGCGGCTGGCACTTCCGTCGCGGCGAGCGCGTCCTTCATGGCTTCTTCCAACAAATCA is a window from the Geobacillus stearothermophilus ATCC 12980 genome containing:
- the ytzI gene encoding YtzI protein — translated: MMYWTLIVCLIIAAVVLALAVVTTSKAYAYKHTVDPLPNERGGEQQAGPKQPQ